A region of uncultured Carboxylicivirga sp. DNA encodes the following proteins:
- a CDS encoding acyltransferase yields the protein MNLINSNQLGFSDTKKHYKILDGLRGVAAIIVVAFHILETFTGGDHSKQIINHGYLAVDFFFVLSGFVIGYAYDDRWQKMTLGGFFKRRLIRLHPMIIIGMIIGALTFYFQDSSFFPVISETPVWKMLLVMIIGFTLIPVGHSMDIRGWTEMHPLNGPAWSLFFEYVGNILYALFIRKLSNKILALLVFIAGTALIHLAVTSPHGDVIGGWSIDATQLRIGFTRLLYPFLAGLLLSRIVKPGQYKNVFFWSSLILVVVFSIPRVGNPEQVWINGLYDSLSIIFVFPLVVYIGASGEIKGKMASKISRFLGDISYPLYIIHYPFIYMYMAWIAKNQDFIDSAPLGKTTMILISISVLLVTVALAYALFKLYDVPVRKWLTNKLMKK from the coding sequence ATGAATCTAATCAATAGTAACCAGTTAGGTTTCTCCGACACTAAAAAGCATTATAAAATATTAGATGGTTTACGCGGTGTTGCAGCAATCATAGTTGTCGCTTTTCATATTCTCGAAACATTTACTGGAGGTGACCACTCTAAGCAGATAATTAATCACGGCTATTTGGCTGTTGATTTCTTCTTTGTTCTTTCCGGTTTTGTTATAGGTTATGCCTATGATGACCGTTGGCAAAAAATGACACTTGGAGGTTTCTTTAAACGACGTTTAATTCGTCTTCATCCCATGATTATAATAGGGATGATTATTGGTGCACTAACTTTTTATTTTCAGGATAGCAGTTTCTTTCCTGTAATATCTGAAACTCCGGTTTGGAAAATGTTATTGGTAATGATAATAGGTTTTACCTTAATTCCTGTTGGTCATTCGATGGATATTAGGGGATGGACAGAAATGCATCCCTTGAATGGGCCGGCATGGTCACTGTTTTTTGAATACGTTGGTAATATACTTTACGCATTATTTATTAGGAAACTTTCAAATAAAATTTTAGCACTATTGGTATTTATTGCCGGAACTGCATTAATTCATCTTGCTGTGACCAGTCCGCATGGTGATGTAATTGGTGGATGGTCAATTGATGCTACTCAACTTAGAATAGGATTCACAAGACTTCTCTATCCATTTTTAGCAGGTTTATTATTATCCAGAATTGTAAAGCCAGGTCAATACAAGAATGTATTCTTCTGGAGCAGTTTAATACTTGTTGTTGTTTTCTCCATACCAAGAGTTGGAAATCCTGAACAAGTTTGGATAAATGGTCTTTACGATTCATTATCAATAATATTTGTCTTTCCTTTGGTCGTTTATATTGGAGCCAGTGGTGAGATAAAAGGAAAAATGGCATCTAAAATAAGTCGCTTTCTTGGTGACATATCCTATCCTTTATATATTATCCATTACCCTTTTATTTATATGTATATGGCCTGGATTGCTAAAAATCAAGACTTTATTGATTCAGCTCCTCTCGGAAAAACAACAATGATTTTGATATCTATTTCAGTACTCTTAGTAACTGTGGCCTTGGCATATGCCTTGTTTAAACTTTATGATGTACCTGTACGAAAATGGCTGACTAATAAATTGATGAAAAAGTGA
- a CDS encoding VOC family protein, which produces MKIDHIAIWTHDLEKVKKFYVKYFGAKCSDKYKNTKKKFSSYFLTFTKGDTRIELMHSPYIMEFLGNHASSLGLTHLSISVGNRKKVDKLTELLRNDGYTIVSEPRTTGDGYYESVIEDDEWNRIEITE; this is translated from the coding sequence ATGAAAATTGACCACATTGCAATTTGGACTCACGATTTGGAGAAAGTTAAAAAGTTTTATGTGAAGTATTTCGGAGCAAAATGTAGTGACAAATACAAAAACACAAAAAAGAAATTCTCATCATATTTTCTAACATTTACAAAAGGAGATACACGAATCGAACTAATGCATAGTCCTTATATAATGGAATTCTTAGGAAATCATGCATCATCTCTTGGTTTGACTCATCTATCTATTTCTGTTGGTAATAGAAAAAAAGTTGATAAACTAACTGAGCTTCTGAGAAATGATGGATATACTATAGTTAGTGAACCTCGAACCACTGGAGATGGCTATTATGAAAGTGTTATAGAAGATGATGAATGGAATAGAATTGAAATTACAGAATAA
- a CDS encoding AraC family transcriptional regulator, giving the protein MKNIEKVKYCHTEIDKNKSFFFDHVHIVWNEQISFHQSDDWELSYVITGSGTRVVGDNMETFSKGEIILLPPNLAHGWYFDDNVHDKQGKIENITIIFPDSFLDKCSIAFPELVFSIKSLKEITKGMSLKGNLLSLIQTLMYSMISQNNVEQLATLLQIISHISSNTEMQIVGFSEKQSRKTNKLQEVHRFMLTHYHDQITLDDVAKYVGMNSSSFCSFFKREKGMSFFTALNEYRIKCSCIMLRETSMTISEISTAVGFNDIPYFNRTFKKIMQATPKEYRLTSSLFQMTK; this is encoded by the coding sequence ATGAAGAATATTGAAAAAGTAAAATATTGTCATACTGAAATTGATAAAAATAAGTCCTTCTTTTTTGATCATGTGCATATTGTATGGAACGAACAAATCTCTTTTCACCAAAGTGATGATTGGGAATTATCTTATGTAATAACAGGAAGCGGGACTCGTGTGGTTGGAGACAATATGGAAACTTTTTCCAAAGGAGAAATCATATTACTGCCTCCAAATCTGGCTCATGGTTGGTATTTTGATGATAATGTACATGACAAGCAAGGTAAAATTGAGAATATCACAATTATTTTTCCTGACTCATTTCTTGATAAATGTTCAATAGCTTTTCCTGAACTGGTATTTAGCATTAAAAGTTTAAAAGAGATAACTAAAGGTATGAGTTTAAAAGGAAATTTATTGTCTTTAATTCAAACACTAATGTATTCAATGATATCACAAAATAATGTGGAACAATTAGCTACCTTACTTCAAATCATTTCTCATATCTCTTCTAATACTGAAATGCAAATTGTAGGTTTTAGTGAAAAGCAATCGCGCAAAACAAACAAGCTTCAGGAGGTACATCGTTTCATGTTGACTCATTATCACGATCAAATAACGCTAGATGATGTAGCTAAATATGTAGGTATGAACAGTTCCTCATTTTGTTCATTTTTTAAAAGAGAAAAAGGAATGTCTTTTTTTACTGCATTAAATGAATATAGAATTAAATGTTCTTGTATAATGCTTCGTGAAACATCAATGACCATTTCAGAAATTAGTACTGCTGTTGGGTTTAATGATATCCCTTATTTTAACCGGACTTTTAAGAAGATAATGCAAGCTACTCCTAAAGAATATCGATTAACTTCTAGTTTGTTTCAGATGACCAAATAA
- a CDS encoding glycoside hydrolase family 97 catalytic domain-containing protein, translating into MKRTLLLCYSLLFIAIAFAKEYSVSSPDGKLIVNVLLFEGKAFYTAKYYENTMLEDSPLGLITNVGDFSKNLTFLSSRINTVEKEYTLNRTKQSNIIYKANELTVTLSNKENKAIDIVFRVSNNDIGFQYKLPQFGEIASCIIEKEISGFNLPEKTTTFLSPQATPGMGWKNTKPSYEEEYVPNEPMGMPSKYGQGYTFPCLFNVEGNGWVLISETGVSSKYCASHLSEGSNNGLYSIAFPQTGENNSFGSTTAAISLPGTTPWRTITMADNLEPIVETTVPFDLVEPLFEPSQEYKYGRGTWSWIMWQDKSMNYDDQITYIDLAAELGYEYILIDALWDHQVGYDKMPELIKYAQSKNVDVFVWYNSNGYWNDAPQGPKNKMDNVITRKKEMKWLQDLGVKGLKVDFFGGDKQETMQLYEDILSDANDYGLMIIFHGCTLPRGWERMYPNYVGSEAVLASENLIFNQHFDDMEAYNACLHPFIRNTVGSMEFGPVLLNKRHSRTNDGGTTRITSDIFQLATAILYQNPVQMFAIAPNNLYDVPAFEIEFMKEVPTTWDETIFIDGYPGKYCVLARRHKDKWYVVGVNAQNEAVTFNTELEMLANKEAKLYTDNKNLEPQMKSIKIKKSGSVKLTIQPNGGVIITE; encoded by the coding sequence ATGAAAAGAACACTATTACTTTGCTACTCACTTCTATTTATAGCAATAGCATTTGCTAAAGAATATTCTGTATCAAGCCCTGATGGTAAACTTATCGTAAATGTGCTATTATTTGAAGGTAAAGCATTTTACACAGCAAAATACTATGAAAACACTATGCTTGAAGATTCACCTTTAGGGTTGATAACTAATGTTGGCGACTTTAGTAAGAACTTAACTTTTTTGTCGAGTCGAATAAATACAGTTGAAAAAGAGTATACTTTGAATCGGACAAAGCAATCAAATATAATATATAAGGCCAACGAATTAACAGTAACCCTATCAAATAAAGAAAATAAAGCAATAGATATTGTTTTCAGAGTCAGTAATAACGATATAGGTTTTCAGTACAAACTCCCTCAATTTGGCGAGATTGCTTCATGCATTATTGAGAAAGAAATAAGCGGGTTTAATCTGCCTGAAAAAACTACCACATTTTTATCTCCACAAGCCACTCCAGGCATGGGATGGAAAAACACAAAACCCAGTTACGAAGAAGAATATGTGCCAAATGAACCAATGGGTATGCCTTCAAAATATGGTCAGGGTTATACATTTCCCTGTCTATTCAACGTTGAAGGAAACGGTTGGGTCCTCATATCAGAAACTGGTGTTAGCAGTAAATATTGCGCATCGCACCTTAGCGAAGGCTCCAATAATGGACTTTACTCAATTGCTTTTCCTCAGACTGGAGAAAATAATAGTTTTGGAAGTACCACCGCTGCAATCTCACTTCCGGGCACAACCCCCTGGCGCACTATTACAATGGCAGACAATTTAGAGCCTATTGTTGAAACAACTGTTCCTTTTGATCTGGTTGAGCCTCTATTTGAACCATCTCAGGAATATAAATATGGTCGCGGAACCTGGAGTTGGATTATGTGGCAGGATAAAAGTATGAATTACGATGACCAGATTACCTATATTGATTTGGCTGCTGAACTGGGCTACGAGTATATTCTGATTGATGCATTATGGGATCATCAGGTTGGTTATGATAAGATGCCAGAATTGATAAAATACGCTCAATCAAAAAATGTTGATGTTTTTGTATGGTACAATTCCAACGGTTATTGGAACGATGCACCTCAGGGACCAAAAAATAAAATGGATAATGTAATTACTCGTAAAAAGGAAATGAAATGGCTGCAAGATCTTGGCGTAAAAGGTCTGAAAGTTGACTTCTTTGGAGGTGACAAGCAGGAAACGATGCAATTATATGAAGATATTTTATCTGATGCTAACGATTATGGTTTGATGATTATTTTCCATGGCTGTACTTTACCCAGAGGCTGGGAACGTATGTATCCAAACTATGTTGGAAGTGAGGCTGTTTTGGCATCAGAAAACCTGATATTCAATCAACACTTTGATGATATGGAAGCATATAATGCATGCCTTCACCCTTTCATACGCAATACTGTCGGAAGCATGGAATTCGGTCCTGTCTTATTAAACAAAAGACATAGCAGAACCAACGACGGTGGAACTACGCGAATAACTTCTGATATATTTCAATTAGCTACAGCGATATTGTATCAAAATCCTGTTCAAATGTTTGCTATCGCACCTAATAATCTATATGATGTACCAGCTTTTGAAATAGAATTTATGAAAGAAGTCCCAACAACCTGGGATGAAACTATTTTTATTGATGGTTATCCAGGTAAATATTGTGTGTTAGCTCGTCGCCATAAAGACAAATGGTATGTTGTTGGAGTGAATGCGCAAAATGAAGCTGTTACCTTTAATACAGAACTAGAAATGCTTGCGAATAAAGAGGCAAAGCTATACACTGACAATAAAAATTTAGAACCTCAAATGAAAAGTATCAAAATTAAAAAAAGTGGTTCCGTAAAACTAACAATTCAACCTAATGGTGGGGTCATTATAACCGAATAA